The genomic window agggggggaaaaaaaaaaattcccaaaaattttttttcctttaaaatttaatctaaatttatccttaaaaaatttttttttcttccttccttcctccaaactttttttttttttttttgttttttgttgtttttttcttttttttctccctttttttaattttatttttttttttcgttcttgtcttcatccccttttttcaagaagcttctcccctttcttcctttcccctttcttttttttcctttacttattcatttttctttttctccccttgtttttttttcttcactttgtttttcttattttttaaaaaattcattatttttttttttcctttttgcatttttttttattaaaattcttctttcttttcttttttgggccgctattctttcttttttgtttcgcaccccctgttttttttggtgtttctttttttgggttttttttcttttccttctttaaaattttttcctgatttttttttcgcttatttttttcctaatcttTTTTACCgattagtttttccctttttcctttttcctttttcacagcatttctaatttttttacttgttttctttcttttcttttcttatttcatatttttttctctccttcttttccctttttttctttctttcgttcttcccctcccccccctcttttttttttttctctttttttgttttcctttacctttttcccccttttttttatcattttatttttttttttttttttttttttttttttttttttttttaacctccatttcccttctcttttttcccccttctccaaaacctctccctttccctttttccccttcccccttttttcactctcttcgtttcttttccccttctctcctctcttctccctgttcCCCTTCCTCATTAAAattcaccccctcttctcttttttttttctttccttttcccattttccccccttttactttttttttcttccttttttgtttcctgtctctttttcttttccctctttcccctttcctctctctccgctttcccttcttctttatctcttttttccccctttttttttaaaaaaattttcctcgtttttctttctattctcttccccCAATCCCCGATCtcatttttctgtccttttttcaattccccttttctttcctctcttttttttttctttttcatttctttctcttttccctttctgaattcttttctccttttgtcctcctttttttttccttttctcgctctttccccttcgctttttttcttttttccttcgccCGTTTTCCccacctatctcttctctccttctgccttcctcctttattcaattttcccccccctttactcttcctttatgtttatttttatctttatccttaccTATCCTCCTTACTTTGCTCTTTTGTCCCCTTTCTTTTCCGTTTActgtattcccctttttttttttttttccattattctttcttccccttcttcgttcttcctctgtctcttcctcctttccctaatTCCCACCTCACTTTCACTTCCATTTTCACCCTCATTCCCCCATTTCCCAGAACACGACGcttaataaaacccctttttcctccccaggCCAAACTCCCTAACTTAGTGTCATAAGGTTGAAAGGGAAACCCTGCTGGCGTTAGGTAAAGGCCATGCTTTGTGCCCCAGTTGCCCCTTTAtaggttccccttttttttgcagcGCAAAGAATTTCTAACGAattccttttgcttttctcttgaGGACATCCTGAAAAGGTGacggaggagatgaagaaaacacgatgaaggaggggagaggcagcCAAACCgctagggggaaaagaaaagtcaGAAGGGCcttagggaaaaaggaaaaaaaaaaatcaaattactgCAGGTTTctgcaagagacagagaaaagggtgaagagaggagagaaaagggaaaagggaaaaaaagaaaaaaaaaagaagggaggaaaaaaggggagtgaaaaaaagaaaaatagtagtgttttttttccatctatttcaATGGTTACTCCTAGTGTGACAGGCGTCCATTTCACCCTGTGTGTGCAAGGGGAAAGGCCCGGGTTGCCATCCAGGGTGTGGGGAACTGAAAGTGGGTCAGTTTTGAGTCCCCGAAAGAGACCCCTACccctgcacacacaacacacagaaaggtGACCCCATACGGAAGCCGAGAGAACAGGGAGGGGGACtaagtagaaaaggaagagactTCCCGGACTGTTTTTCCttccaggggaaaaattttgggggagaggaatgaaaagaagtTGACTCAAGGAGGCGGAGGCAGCCAAACctgcaaaggaaaaagggaagctcAAGAAGGaccgaggaaaaggaaaaaaaaaatcaaattaagcaGGTAAGGTaggggaaaacagagagggagaaaggaaaagaaaggagggagaggagagaaaaaaagaggaggaacgtGAATTAGGGAAATCAAAGAGAAACGGAAGGGGGGGagctaattaaaaaaatgtagacGGTCACTTTCCCCCCgagatgtttttttcttcccgGACAAAAATTTGAGGAAAAAGAGTTGAAGATGATGACTCGAAGggtggaaaaggtaaaaaaacccccctgcaaaaggaaagggagagtttAAGAAGGGGccttcaggaaaaggaaaaggaaatcaaaaaaatGCAGGTACGTgtaagagacacagagagggaaagaaaagaatgacaAAGCAGATGCAAATCAAGTCCTGGATTCTGTTCGCATCATCCTAACCAAGTTGACCGCTTCAGACCAGGTGAAGCAAGTGCAATTGCATCAGCGAAGGTGTGAGAGTGAGGCGAGGGACCATGAAGCCGAGAAGGAAGGCCTCAAAGAGCAAATCGCAAATCTTCAGAATACAATGCAATTTTACAAGTTAGTTGTCAACTGTGTGATGAAATACAGACTTGCagttatacttattaatatgcACATGGATAATATGTTAaaagatgcatgtatgtatatgtctattaaGTTGGcactatatagacatatgcagTGCGAATGTAGGTTCGTGTATTGTAAATGGACAGACAAGTCGAAGTGAATAAACATGGGAAAACACTcgagagagaacaagacagaaaagaacagataaataaatagagtaagtgagggaggaaggaagagaaagatacagagagaaggtgacagataaaaagagagtgagacagagagagcgagagagaggggggggatatagaaaaggaaagaaagacgtgTCTATAAAGAGGTGAATAGAAagcgagatagagacagagggggtagataaacagagaaaatgagggggggggggtgatagacgcatatatgcatttacaggtggagaaataaatacatagatgaacagaatgacagatagagagagagaggataaagagggggacAGAGATGAAAGATGACAGTTAGCCTTACCTTCCCTGCAGTCTCGTCTGGAAGAAGAAGGGCGCAAGAATCTAGCACTGACGAGGCAGAtccgagagaaggagagcgagctcACACGAGCAGAGGTAAGTTCTCCCTGTGGAAACCAAGAAACCGTTGATGTGTGGCGCACGCTGAAAGGAAGAGATAATGCATATGGTTAACAAATACATGTCTTTCGAGACGCAGTACTCATAAAGTCTTTCGTTTCCAGACAGAGCACAATGAAAGAGTGAAAAGTctcaaaagaagggaaaagaggaaagaggaagaggcagacgaAGAGAAGGGCGAGCTTGAGAGCGAGCTCAGGCGACGAGACAAGAGGATCGAGGCCCTCAAGGTAGAGGCGAAACTGGTCCTTCGCACACACGCGGTGATTGGTGTTGATGGTGGGAGCAACCAAATAGATACTTATGTTAAGTCTGATAATGccaaaaaagataggaaaaataacCCAAGAATTGATGTTTCCAGAAGCAGCtcagagatcaagaagaggaaagagaaatggactcGCAACTCGAAGAGGAAGACAGCGTGTTAAAGCGAATGATTGTAAGTGTGTCATGCGTCCAGACACATCCCTTTGCACACGTGTATCAGAGAAGGAAATATGGAcgtagaaaatgtgaaataatgtgaaaaagaaaacaactacaataagaaattaaactaaatcgtaacgtttcgaactcgtccaGAGATCCTCATCAGGAACTATGGAcgatttcgaaacgttacgatttcgtTTCCttacttattgtggctgttttcgttttcatgtttgtgtagaTGTTTCTGCGTTTCTGTTTGTCAAAGAATGTGTACATGTAAGAGGTGGAAttgctatacatacatgtatgtatagctaCAAGACACATAGAGAAGGATCTTGTTTGGTTTCCCTGCAAGTAAGAGGATTCCATGTAGCCTCAGTGCCTCACGGCAGGGGCCAGCCTttgagtgagaggagggaaaaggagtcaAGGACTTTGACTCCTTTATATAAAGGAACGGTGATGGAAAGCATGAGAAGTAGATACAAGTAATTCTTTCTTTCCTGACTTTTCAGAGGCAGTTCAGAGAACAAGaacgaaaaaagcaaaaactTCAATCCTCGGCCTCAGGCAGGAGGAGCAGGACCTGGGGAGCAGCTGACAGCGACGAGACTCCGCCAGCAGCTGCCACGGACGGGGCTAGGGGAGCGGCGGGCGGAAGAGACAAGCCTCAGCAAGCAGCTGGCAGCAGAGGCAAGGCTAGGAAAGCACCAGAAAACGACGAACCTGTGCAAGCCGCAGGCAAGAGGAAAGGGGCAGGGGAGAAGGCAGACAGGAGGGGAAAGTCTAAGGGGCTAGCCGACAGagacgagtcgtcacaagaagacgacagggccgagtcgtcacaagaagagaGCGACGAATCGTCACAAGAGGACGACAGCGACGAGTCAGAGTGATTTCATCCAACTTTGTAAAGATCGTGTGGAAAAGAACGAATAAATATGTAGAGTATAtttaccttttcctcccccttttccacgtgttaaactaatgatgatgactgcaaaaaaataatgataaaaaaaaatgataatgatagtactaccaataataattataaaatcattaaattaatgattatgaaaaatgataatgataaggataatgatacagAATATGCTAATTAGGGTGATAATGACatcgaaaattattatattgtaaataatatttacGATATAAAGATACGTGATATAATTCAAATCtaaagaggaatgggggaggaagagacaagagggagaggaggagagagagcagggcaAAGGAAGGGCAAGTGAGGAGAAGTCAAGGAGTCAGGCGATCAGGCCAAGTGTGGCCGGCATAAACGAGCAGTCTAAGGATGTAAGAAAATACATGGcagcatatatgttatatatatatctatctatatctatctatcatatatatatatatatataatatatatatatatataatatatatatacctaaacaacacacaccacacacacacaccacacacacacacacacacacacacacacacaccaccaacacacaaacaaacaaacagacacaaacaaacaaacagacacgcaaacacacacgcaaaaacacagacatacaacacacacacacacacaccattacaacatacacacaaacaacagaaacacacacggaaacacagactacacacacaagataacatatatatatatatatatatagatatatatatatatatataatatatatatatatatgatatatatatatatatatatgatatcatatatattatatatatattatatatttatatatatatatatatatatatatatatatatatatatatatatatatatatatgagtgtaaagggagagaataaggaaggaaggaaatgggaagaaagacgATAAAGGTTTCGGTGAAGTATGAATGAGGCATGAATGTTAATCGGGCGACAGTCCGATTAACATTCATGAATGTCGCATGAATGTCGGTGTGAGTAGATCAATGTTTCTAATGTttggtataatatttatacattgaaaatgtaatcagtggtgacGCCGCATAGtaacaaaatacacaagaaaagaaaatcacttgCGAAAGAATGGGCACATGAATAGTGGCACTATACCGAGAAATAAACAATAGCCTTAAGAGGAGCAAGGCAAGAGAAAGGTCTTGCTACTCTGACGGCTGAACACAGAAGACTAAAGACTACCCTCGTGCTTGAACTtaattacttggagaattgcgtgcacacgcaattcctaagacaaaccccacagaacacagccgtcgtgttgcaaagagattatgcgagatgttcACCACGGCTACGGACCCTCGGGCAACCCACCGCCAGGTAAGCACCGGGTCAGACAACAAATGAAAGCCATAAAAGTGACACAGGCCGGTCTAAGTGAAACCCCGGGGCGAAGCCAAActtgcaaatctcaagcaagcaagtttGAACTAAAGGACATCGAGCAACTGAAGAAGAAaggccccttcctctcctctctctctgcggtGAATCGGCCCCTTACTTGGACattcagagagaaagggggaggttcCGGAAAAAGGCGGTGGACGAGGTGCAGCGGTGGCCCCAAACCGGGATAAGCAAAGAGTCCCATCCTCTCGGGTGGGCTTTTGAAATTGGCGGATTAAAGAATAACCGCCCAGGTCCCAGAAATTTTGGGCCTGGGTTCTACGCTTATCGGAGGGTTGGACGCGCCCCCTTGTTTGTTCCCACGTCTATGTGCTTGCTGTAGCTTCGTGCCCCCTAGCCTTCTTTCCTATACAAATTTTTTGGgcttaggataactctgtgcaaccttctggtgaactgacCCCTCTTGGGGCGCGTCTCGGACGGGGGCAGACCTTACCTCCCGCGGGGAGGGGTTGCTGGGGGCCTTAAAAGGCctcccttacggtgtgcataggtTCCATTTTTTTTGCTAGGGAGGGTCTGCAACCATctatgactgccactctttttttcGAATAGGGGATAGGCAGGTGGACCCCCCCTCTTTGTCGGGCCTTCAGCCGGTTTCTGTCAAATAGCTCCCGTAGACGAAAAcgaagttcccgtcctgtgatggGAAAATATTTGgataaaagttatttttcccccccctcactgGTAAAATAGTCGGGGTTTTGGTACTTAGAGGATAAAAACTtcgggaacaggtacaggacccctcttcGTCACTGGGTAAAAACGCCTTTGGTTTTCAAGAAAAGgagggtttcccttttaaaaccccctgcCATAAAACTGCCTGGAAAATTTAGCTTCTCCCCCTCTCTGGATGAAAAGTCTGTGGTTGGTTTTTTCAGAGGGATAAAAGAACTTACGGAACAGGTTCaggcccccttttctctccttgagGAAAAAACAGCCTTCAGTGTTTCAGAGAAAAAAGGATTCAGCTAAAACCCCCCCCGTCTGGGAATCCCCTGGAAAAAATTACTTCTCCCCCTCACTGTGATAAACCGTCTTGGTGgcgtttcagagggatgaaggaaacttATGGAACAGACAggatccctctctctcactgggTGAAACATCTTTGGGGTGTTTcaagaaaagggggtttcccttttaaaaaaaacctcctCCTAGGAACCCCCGGGGAAAATATTAGCTTCTTTTCCCTCACGTGATGAAACAGTCTTGGCTGCTGTTTCGGAGATAAGGAACTCACTGGAACAGGTGCggggcccccccctcttttccacgGGTGAaaaaccttttgggttttttcagagaaaaagggattcattttaaaaaaggggaaaagtcctctctgaggaatggagaggaactcctggaaaaaggaaaggctcccttccttactgagggaggaggaatTTCCCCATCAATGATTTCTGTGGTGGAGGCCCCCCTCGGCTACTCCCAGAGGTTCACACCACCCACTTTTTTTCCGTGCGTAGCAGCCTTGTAGTTGGGgacgggagtcctgggggttgagcgatgccgtgcacgagtacgccctgcggcagAACACGCCTTTTTGGTCCTCCTTCCCGGGAAAAGACGGGGGCCTACCGGGCCCCGTCAGGTAAATCGGCGGGTCCCCTGGGAGGCTGGGTCGGCAGTCATGCTGCCTTTGGGGTACTCACACCGCCCGTGCTGCCAGCAAACAGAATTGGCTCGTAATCCACCATCCCCctttgctgttagacattggttaaaacccttttcccttgggaccggggggggggggcggggtgaagCTTGCCAAGTtggaaaaacaaaactaaaaaccggggcaaaaaaaaaccccgagcacaaATACCTATCATGCTGCCCCAAAGAtggtggaaaacaaaaaaaccatatAAGAATAGTCTGTCCACCAATTTTTCCAACGAGGGACCACACCAAACCCAGGAAGGCCTTGACACCCCTCAACGCCCCACTGCCGTCGGAgaaagctgaaccagccgaaaaaaCGGTCCCCTAAAGCaaagcccccaaacccaaaaaggggccccgaaGACCGGCCGGAGACCACTCTGAGGGGCAAAACCCGGTTGTAAATCCGGGGTTTGCGAAAGAtcgggcatgatcatcatgcccaaagtaACCCAACCCTTTGTTTccgcggggaaaaaaaagaactaaaagatggggaaaggggccTCTCCCAtgaaccccggggaaaaagaggTCAAAGGGTGCTACTTTTTCCAGTCTCGTATGATGGGGGAGGTGATCGCATcaacccacaggtcgtggggcTCCCGATTGCAAAGGGGAGACTCAACCAGaaatcctggtgaccatgaaaggggGCCCAACCTCACCCTTTGATCGGGAaacggggcccaaaatttttgtaCATAAGTGccaaagtacggacaccaccaggctaactgcacccCAAGCCAAATGTGGGTCTGTAGAAAGGCCCCAAAACCCGGGTGGCATTaaggacaaaaagaagaaaagaaggacacaacagccaaattcctaacgtgccaaggggcatcacgcctggagcctggctctCTGTCAAAAAAAGGCGCCCCTAAAGCGGCAAAGGTTGCTAAGAactttttttcctgcccccccggCACTTCTgtctggggaagaaaaaaagcaaaaaggcccCCCACCTCCAAAGAGGGGGAAGCGCCCCCAGCCGAAACCAAAGATcccggaaaaaaggggatttccccccaagaaaaaacaaGTGCAAAGAACCACGGGAAGAAAGGTTTCAGCACCACACGCCTCCCCAGAACCAAAACGTGCCTTCGATGAGGGGACTGTCGATCCTGCTCACTGCTGTATTACAGCATGGCAACACCCTTGTCCGGCCAAAGGGAAGAGGCGAGAAGGCGTCGGGGTCGCCATGAAGACTTGCCAAACGtcgaaaagcaaaaaagggaaggaagagggaaaggggccaaaaaacgccccatcctctcctcacccGGTCGAGATCCCCTCCTCACCCCAAACCCGGCCATCCCCTCAAGGTAGAGCCACCCAGCAGATTCAGTGCCgaaaaatgaatcaaaaaaacGACCCGCCCCGGCAAGGCCCGCCTGCACAAAACGCCTTGGGTAGAGAAAAGCCAAAACACTAAagtcaaatacaaaaaaactctccaccccccagtggacccaggggaAACCTACAAACCCAAGACACCCCCCAAAAGTGAGGGGTCTCACAATGGGTTGTCAACCCGACTGTCAAAACCGAATAAGACATTCTCTGTGAACTTTATTTAGACATCATGGAAAAacctaagtattctgcagtgaaCATCTGTGGGttttcctcaaggagtgccatcctccacgatATGCGATCAAGAAACTTGACTCGTTATGCTCCAGGGCATTTAACAGTGGCCCCTTTTGCTTCTCTGGGTTCACGCTCCCCGCAGCCAGGCCGATGGCAAAAgggcctgatcaccctggtcaaagcaacaaatTCCCTGCCCCGCAAAACCATCACCCCCTGGGGGGAGTTTAATCTCTTTCCCCTCGAATTTAGCTccgggggggcccctgaaattgtacaaattTAAGGCGGGCCCCACTTttagcttagacatcagcaggGATGTCTTCTGCAAAAACACACCGAGTGATTAAGGGAACTTTTAATGCACACCCCCCCATCCGGCCCCTGCAGGGACCATGCGGTGGCCATCTATACCAACGTCTTTAAAATTCCCGGTCGCTCTCCTCAAAAGCCGgggccaacgcatgtcagaggagggggcctagacctcaccctgggcccctgcgactctggtggaaaATATGCTGGGGGTGGCAATGAACCGTCATATGCCATTTGGGGACTTAACTACCCTATGGATGTGGCCCCCGAAACCACACCgaatccaaaatggaaaaaacaaggccaactggcagcgTTCCCGACGCCTTGGCCCGCTTCTGAGAACATGAACCCCccaagcgaaaatgtggaagtgctacaaaccaACTTTTAAATGCCATTGAGGGCAgcccactgaccatacccaaaaatcgGGCCCGGGGCTAGGATCAAAAGTACCTGGTACTTCAAAGACAGATTGGGGGGCAAACCCAGGGTAAAATTTTGCCGAAAATTTTCCCAAGGCAAGACCCCCGACAAACCCAGCTTCCTAAGAGGGCTTTTAGGATGCCAAAGGAAACTGCCGCAATGAGGCAGAAAAGTGGCTGGGAAAGGTGTGATCCCCCCAATCCCATACTACCCTCTCAAAGCTATGGCAAAGGGTCAAACAAGCCCCCGCCCCCCAGCCCGGATGCACACCTGAAAACCCCCGTCAAGGCCCACAGATGGCCACAGTTTCTGCGAGAACAGTAGCAAAAGCCtccagccaaactgagggcaaaaCAAGGGCACCCACAACCCGACAGACTTGCTCACGTCAAGGGCAGCCCAACCCATAACTCAGACGTTACTTTTCCTGAGGGACAAAAGCATAtaagcccttttttaaaacagccCTTTGGGGTCTGACGGGGTTCGtccccatcatttcccccctGGGCTAGTAGGTGACTTCATTCCCCGCAACTCTAACAAATcctggggaaattttccccctacCCCAAGTTGAAGAGGTTACCCGGTTCCCtccctaaacccaaaaaaccggGGAGTACGCCCCATCTTTCCTGCTTTGGCCAAAAATGCTGAGAGGTGGGACTGAACCGGGTCCcggggaaaatgggacccccacatgaaaaCCTCTTGGGGTTCACCCGGGGAATGAGCACGCGCACAATAGCCGCTTGAGACAATAAAC from Penaeus monodon isolate SGIC_2016 unplaced genomic scaffold, NSTDA_Pmon_1 PmonScaffold_207, whole genome shotgun sequence includes these protein-coding regions:
- the LOC119569999 gene encoding vicilin-like seed storage protein At2g18540 yields the protein MVTPSVTGVHFTLCVQGERPGLPSRVWGTEKYNAILQSRLEEEGRKNLALTRQIREKESELTRAETEHNERVKSLKRREKRKEEEADEEKGELESELRRRDKRIEALKKQLRDQEEEREMDSQLEEEDSVLKRMIRQFREQERKKQKLQSSASGRRSRTWGAADSDETPPAAATDGARGAAGGRDKPQQAAGSRGKARKAPENDEPVQAAGKRKGAGEKADRRGKSKGLADRDESSQEDDRAESSQEESDESSQEDDSDESE